TAAATTCTCCttggtttttaattgtttataaaaatcatgataCAATTCAGGAATGAATtgtaataatgatagtaaatccttttttttttcaagtgttacaggtaaatcattattataagcttTGGGTATGGTTGGTAATGGGTTGGAAATAGCATTTCTTCGAGATAAACTTAAACATTCAAATTCTGCATCTTCTTTCAATGAAGTTTTGTAGTATACCAAATCTTTATTACACTTTTTATATCTGAACCACTTGGCATCTCTGAACAAAAACAACTGcccaacaacattttttttttaaattgatattttgattttaataagctATTGAAATCTAGAAAATGAGTTTGATCTGTTTCAATGACACTAAATTTATCTTTCCCAGCATAACGAATCAATTGTGCCCAATCATGAGGATGGTTGATAGGAGCAGAGAAACGTTTCTTAGCTTTTTCTATACGTGCATGGTCAGAGTCGCACTCCATTCGCGTGTGCCCTGGTACCATGAATTTGTGgtctataatttgtattttatcttgCTGTTCCAAAAAAGCCAAGCACATAGccataaatatagtatttttattttggccTGGACAGCAGTCACTGTACATTATAACATGAGATATATTTGGTGGAAGATTTGATAAGTAATGGAATACACAAGACCCAATATCGTTGGCACCTCTTTTAGCAATTGTTTCATtccaaatataacaatatgcaTGTGACGTTAAAACATTATGTACTGTAAGATTAAATGTCCATAACTGTCTTTTGTAGAAGGCCACTGATGATTCCAAGTTGGGAGTTGGAAGGCATTGTTGAAGATCAAATTCTATCACACATATATCATCAGTTACTAAACTAGAGTCTTTCCTTTTTGATTCATATGCATCTTCTGCTTCTACGTGGTGCTTActtcttttaataatcaattcaGCCTTTTGTTCATTTGTGCACCTATTGTTgacaatttgtatatttaagcTGTCACATTGGGAACAAGTGTccttttttggattttttattttcaaaccagattttttaaaatgtttttcatacaACCAACGACTGACTGACTcatttgtagtttttttataatcatcataTGCCAATTGCATAGTAAAATAAggaggtaaatatttttttacagtctCTTTCCTGCAGTAATGGCTTTCATAAGATGGAAGCagattaatatgatttaaaatagatttaacaGTTTGTGgacttttcttattttttggtGTATTTTTTCCTCTCTTATCTGGAGACATTTTTTGAGCAGGAGATAAAAGTTTTTGTGTACAAAttttttgaatgaattttGGAGTTTCACCAAATATGTTTAAGAAACATAACTTGCAAATAATAACCATTTCATTGTCCTTTGGAACATGATATTGATATGTCATTTGTctatttttttgcttttctGGAGTGTCTCTTCTCTTTCTAGTAACTGCTTTTTTAGTTGGTCTTATGAGATTAGATATATATGTTATCCGCCTATCATATGATTTCATCGACCagtaaatattgaacaatgTTTGTTGTAAATCCCAATTAATTTTAGTCTTACATCTTAGTCTATAGTCAGTTAAAGGTCTAGATACACGACCATTAACTAGCTTTCCTTTATTAGTAACATATTGCTCCCCacaatttcttttttctttcctGTTTTGTCTATAAAGTCTGGTATCTCCCTTTTtgctgattttattttttctgctaTGACTAACATTTTCAACATTCCCAtcactttcaatattttcaattattccaagactttcaacattttcaacattaccatcattttcaatattgtcAATTATTCCAAGACtttcaacattttcaacattttctaTATTCATAGCAAAATCTAAGACATaaaatcagaataaaatatttgatatacctatgtaaatcACTATATTTATCAGGTTCAAGAGTAAATtgaattagtaataattaagtaaattatattatttattaataggtgtgtgtattaatataatattatagtgtataatgattattattaggacattaggtattaattatattattaagtaaattatacctacatatagttACACAAAactagaattattataaaattaattaataaaaataaattgtcttaaagcttataatttttgttttttttatttttgcatggAGGGGGCAGGGTATTGTAAGGGagatgaacaaaaataaattaactgtcttggaaaaaaaataaattttaacttaacacTATGGTAACATACAaatcaaaagtaatttaacaGTATGGATaaatcttcaaaaatattgtaagataattaaaactaataataaagtagATTGGTAAtggtagttttatattattaatagagaAGAAAAATTTGGATTTTCAAAGAAGACAcatttctatacatttaaattcattaagtttcataattatttgtacataaatacaactactaagtataaataattaatacctggTTCAAAAACATGCTCAGGTGTTTCTAATACTACACTAACATCATTATCATAGTCAGGTGTCTCTTGtactattatttcaaaatcttcaccatttaatgttatcatatttacactattatttttgtgttcgTTGGCATCAAAAAAGTTACACTGATTTACCCAttgctaaaattaattattaatttaattaatatattttaacaattaaataaaataattgttttactataagtttaaatagttGTGAATATTTACTGACTTgaacattcatttttgaatttacacAACTAATTTCATTGACATCAGtatgattttcaatttccATATTGTCGTTTGACTCGTTATGCTGGTTATTTTGGtcctagtaaaaaaaaattgaattatgatTAAGTACTTAGTTatacataaagtataataattagaagtattcatagaaaataaaatcttacatTTATATCAGAATTTAAAGCAGCATTAAATGAATGCATCAAATTGCGTCGCAATGGTAATTTGGTGATGGTTGATGTTGACTGTTGCTTGGCATCATTAAAATCtagatatttgaatttaaaaattcatagttAATCAATGTCTAcagattatgtaataatataataaaataactttaaataatatagtaaaaaatgtaatgtaaacatctttaataattctatttgaTTTCTTGCTAAATCTGTAAACTAGCCAACATTTTCTGTTGACTACAATCTATGATGGCTAATTGATTTACTTactacaaaatgttattattcattacattattttactttaagtaTGTAACAAGTAgtatgtttgttttaatattagttgtattattaaaataaacaagtacTTACTTTTTGCCAATGTTAGAAGTAGTTTAGATCTTTTAGAAGTCATCTCTTTCAAAtatcaatttgtattaatttaattaaaatgattacacaactacactaataataattatgtcaaataaattcgaaaaaatatgaatttacatCTATTCTTATTGTGCCTGTGAAGACGATCGTCGATCACATcacattaataacaatattatttataacaacaagTTTTTGCTTTGAGTGACTTATCCCCTTTCTCACCAAAACCGTCCATATATATGTGATACTAATTATGACCTATTTAAAAGTGTTGATTacggataaaaataaatttcgatTCTTgtcaaaatatctattttagttatatatacatagcaaataatatactaacacCGTCCCTGAAACTAAATATAACAACGAGTCAAAACAAGTTGTGgtcacaattattaatatcatttttaatttaaataacgaaAAGATTGTCAAAATGTGAAACTTATTTAGATTGTTTACTTAGGTACACGCCACCAAGGTAACAATTTTTCAACGAGTAGAGATAACAAAAAATTCTGAAACGAAAAGACATTGAAACTTGTtttttaacttgttaaaaatatatattataattgctaacaaatatttatagtaattggTACAGATTTGAGAGACTTGTGTTCAATAAGTGGGTTatctaacattttatatacatttcaatagttgtcttaatataaataaaagtcatATATACTTATCCGTTAAcagattttcataaaaaaaaaatgacattcaTAGAGCTCATcgctatattattgttacgtaATTTGTGTCATTATCggtgtattataaaacatcgtctaaaatctaaaaccaAATTTTACGGTGACGCGTTCTTGTGTAAAcaccaacaataattattattgaataatgaatataaacatttttttttcacaattttctaCGAGTAACCATTAACATatatatggaaaaaaatttgtCTGCGACATGAATTTAGATAATGAAGGTCGTCTTTGCAAAGCACctcacaataataatcaaatatcaaCTGTTGTACGCAAATACTgccaatgaataattattgatgtagCAGTGTAGCTCATAGTATAATTGTTATGTACAGGgttgctattatttttttattttgtattagaacattcattatttaaaaaaaaaacatttaataaattatttttttcaatttttatcatcataaatattaggttttactttttcaaataatgtacattttaaatagaatatttctctcagaattaaaaatacatagaaatttaatttaggatTAGGatctaattagttataattttatttaaagtattgatTAGCGATCAACGgagtactataatatgatttccaTCCAGctcattttaagttaaaatacgtataactaataaactcCTCAAtcgaaatttgatttttatacaataaattatcagtATACTTTCTAAAAGTGAAGATAAAAAAGGCATAAAATAGGTAACCGCTCTTCTGTAAAATAGGTGTCAAGTGTAATAGTAATTGATTGGGTCACTGACCAGTGACGGATGACGTGTAAATTTGCattaaacgataaattattgtatttgatgAAACACAATTCTAAGTTGAAACAGTCAAACATTTTGGTATCAATATTACCGAacaattattctatatattatattcatttttactaatgttcatattttttacccATCGATTATTTGAAGAGAACTgagcaatttttatatttgacccGCCAAAGTAGGTGCAAACAAATCCAATTTTCTACCAGAAACTTTTTTCCAAGATGATAATCGAAGCAGTTTGCAAAATCGATACAGTTAACTCAttgtttagaatctaaaatatatattatggtgatttaaaatagtaaaaaataaagaaagtaaaaaaaaaaacaaatacgaaTGTCTCTACGAACAAAGAAGTCGGGCGAAATGTTTgaagtataacataatataattatttagtgatGTTTCTATAAAGCATAAAATGGAGTAGTACGCgtgtaaaagtttattattataattattatctatcttCCATAACGTTGGATCCGTGAAGAGTGCGGACCGAAATTTTTGGGTCGATCCTCGAATGCGTCGTCGTGTGAGAATTATTCAAAACCCGATCGATGatgatgttataattttgaaactggGCGATGATCggtggtaatattatacattataattagtgCGAAACAAAAGTGGCGAACGTTTTCTCACACTACGGTTGTTGCGAGTTGAAACGTGTACCACGAGCTAAAGAGGAAAAGTAATTAGCCGATCGGCGTCGATCCTAAAATCATCGTCATCATCGGCCATCGGGTCTTGTGTAAactgtatgatatatttttacgtcTACTCCCGTCGGTCGCCATCGTGTCGCAGTAGAAAATCGATTTATTCCATCGAAACACAtacatgtattgtatataacgTCACGAAAGTCGCTATTGAAATCACCGTGAAAAAACGAGAGGACGGTTGACGCTTCGTATTTAGTTCCTACCCAGAGGGCGTTAAATCGTCGCTCGCTTTGCCACACAGATATCGAAATATGAAACGCGGTCGCTACCTATTGTCAGTCGTGCAATGATAATAGTGTACactattaatgaatattcttCTTAAGCATAATTCATACACGAAACTGCGGTAAATCAATAACGATCTGCTGGTCGACGTGATATTATCGGCACGGCCCACAGAAGTGGCGTCAAGGGAAATCGGTACCGATGACGCGAATACGATCTGCAATGACGCGAAATCGCTCGAACCGCGGCTGTTCGTTAATGACGAATTAAGAAATCGCGATCATCTCACAACGATGACGGAGCTACTGTTTCTACTGGTCCAGTGGTCCAGCAGTTACAGGTTTGTccgcgtattataatactgttgtggtataataatataatattgtgtattgtgCAGAATGATTCACCAAATATACTCACGTGCAGTGACTATATAaacttgtttttataacaacaATCACCGTTTACGGTAAGATATTTTGATGCATCCAATTCGAAATTCGAACGAGAAATTTCTGTATTGTTAAACTTTATGTGCTAAGGataatgagtaataatattatatcacctATGGGAGTGGTATTATgagttctaaaaattattaatgcttGCCAAAaccatagtatataaaatctatGTACAAAATTTCAAGTTAATAGACCAAATGGGTTTATACTGTGCGTTGATAATACATCAATCGTTTTCTTCTTAATCGAGTAAAATTTTTTGGAAATCTTTTTcacaacgatatattatttcaccGGTAGGCGCAATGTCTCGTTGGAAAACCAGACCCGAAGCGGTTGCCGaaacacatttaataatattatcatcgccATCGTTGTAACCACAAACGCGTAATATTGGCCAGCGGGTGAGTTACACGACGAGGCTTTCTCGTGTTGGGATgacgattaatttttataacacactCGTAATGAACTGCAGTGACTGCCCGTATTTCCGCCTAGAGTGTTTGTATAtatgacgtattattattactgttttgtGAACCTATGCTCGCCCGATCGAGTGAGTATGTACAGGGGCGCCCGCAGAAAATCAGCTCAGTGGGTGCAAATTGAAAtgcatgttatatatttaacatatatttactttattatataaacataactcaaaatttaatgcaaaaaattatgaaaattatgaatCAAATAGTAGAGGAGAGTGTTACTTGTTTTCGGGTAATTCCCGTATATTTTGTTCTGacatctaaatataaatatatagtctagatagtagatataataataattataccataCACAGTGACACAGTGTATaagaatatactaaatatcgTCATAAGACATaaggacataatattattctgtgaAAATTTACCTTACGTGATTAttggtttttagaaaaaaaatcagaaaaaaattgaatattttataatataatataattatttttttgtatattaaaaaatctcaGTGGGTGCAATGGCACCCACTGGCCCCTCTCTCCGGGCGCCCCTGAGtatgtaacattatattaaaccatATATGACTATGCGAGTAGAATGGTCTAcggactataaaaaaaatttcatcaagggtttgttataataatatcgtcgtTACCTGCCCACAGAGTCACGTGAAaagcaaaattaataaaaaaaaattaagtcggaataaaatttaatattataatggattcGTGacgatatattttgtataacgcACAAGCACAGaaacatataatacctatgtaaaatattattattgtttttgttgccGTTATTACTGAAAGAAACGCAGACGCAAAAatcttaattgtaatttacattatttatttacggcGCGTTCCATGTACGTATTATAgaccgatattataatatagtaggtattattttttattatcgtaaACACTATTGTCGAgccgatgaaaaaaatataaatatatatatatatatatttatcgagGCGGTGGCACAAGCGTGTGGGCGAAACGGAAGAAGAATGATGTGCGAATGGAAAATATAGTGTGCATATTGTAATGAGAGAAAAAAACgtgttacaaatattattatcgttaatattattttttgtcggTTAAGCTAATAGAtacttatctattttaatgGTGAAGGTACCTCCGTAACAAAGCACTTTATTGTACCCGCCAAGTATGGTCTACATCTATAATCTAGTCagacgttttaataataatcatattataatatgatttattttgttaacgaTGTTTATTGCATTGGATATTGCGATTTCATAAATTGGATTTTACAACCCGGTACTTTAGCTTTGAATTAgagatatgatatttttttttaacaccaaATAGCAATACatgatttattgtatatacctatacataggcAGGGGCGGCTCGTCAGGGGAGACTTTGAGACTGAGTCTCCCCCTTAAAAAAACCCAgttacttgtaaataataattaattaaaataataatgcataaaaatatttttattcgaattgaaaatataatattatataatttatatcgttttctttgtttaatattataaattgaaagcaACCAAATCTAAAacctttaaatagttattttaatagaaatgctattttagttttatcgaTGACGGTGACGGTCGCCTTTACAGTGAAACTGCCGCCCGACAGTTTCAATCATAACATGTAAAATGGTATGGCCGGTTCGTTGGAGGGCCGGAGGGGGCAGGGAGAATAAGCTGCGTATTATAGACTCTATTGAGACTGGGTTCACGACAATAATTGCCGTACCGCGCGCCGTTCTTAGTCGCTGACCGCtgtcataatttaatgcatttttatgatttaataactataacccGTTTACTACAGGGTTTTATACTATcttctatttgatatttgttatatttctaattattttaaaaatgcaaaaatacaatataatagacatattattaattagtggttttaatactttaacttacgaacaaaaaaatcaaattaaacttaaaaatattaactaaatatgtaatactataatattattagattttcaataataggGTTTTTCTTGTTCGTTGTTGTACGtagtttatgttatataattttaagtctccCCAGAATATTAACTCACGAGCCGCTACTGAGGTACCTAGtaaattgttatactatttgtttcccattctaaaattaaattctgcaCCGTAAgacgttttttaattatttggtgCAGACTATAGATATTCGATCTGGTTCAATGaaattcacaaattaaaaaacaaaatcatttttttattatattcttataataataagccaTAAAGCCTTAAGGtatcgtttaataatttaaattttcatcaataGTAATGGATAAGCAGACTTCATTggaacgttaaaaaaaattcagttaaccaaaaatatatagaccTCTGACATACCAACATAAAGATTTTAGAATTCGTAAATAACTTATTCAACTTTTGAAGCAGATcttagaaaacattttaagtttattaacatTGATTTCTTCCAGTAAAAAAAGCACATAATTGGATCCTTACTTAAACTCTCGCCGCATAGTCATATTATACtccatacacattacacacacacacagactTTCgacaaaactattaaaattaattaattacaacaataataacaattaagacGTTCAATGATTTCGATTGTGCAcaataaaacgatattttgttctatttatacgtcttacataatattataactgcaCAGTGCTTGCGGTTTAATTAACttggataatattaaacaaggaactaagtgtacctatacatatatctattatttaggttaacaaattgtttaataaattcgcagaataatattttcgcGTTTTTATCCGACCATGAATTTCGCTTGAAATATCCGTactatttattgtacttacacaaaataaaacaaaagacATAGAACATTGTTTCACCTGGTTGGGTCGTATCgacgtaaattaattttgtacaacAGCAAAAGAAACATTTAAGACCATGAAGTTTTGGAAGCCCACAAATGTTTCGCCATCGGtgcatgatatattttatgattgattCTACTTGTAATATGCATTGGGTACCGATAATAAATGAGAAATATTTCAAGCCAAGCTTTCGTGTTTTCTAATGGAACTTATCGAACATACAATCACGTtcctattttaaatcattattatttttcttatatgttaatgtttatataataaaccacATTCTGTCTTGAAACATGCGGATTCAATTATTACCGTAaatgtgaaatattaattaattttaatagtatgaaAGTGCTTAGATTCTTAGAGTCGTAAagcattgaataataattaattatgcacagtaggtaatatttatgtatttacaaaaacatcaatataacttatgagtttaaagtaaatagtaacattattttgaaagtattttttttcataataatatagaatgaataaattttgaaagtaaatagcaacgtatttatataatactgtgtACCATCGTAGAATCGTTGGTATTAAAACTGTTAACACAATATCTATACGTatgaagtttttataataaaattaatcaattttccgtttattataattaatagttttgttgTGCTGTgtaaaaaaactgttaattgtcaaaaattaataaattgtattttaatcacAGTTTTCATCATTGTTTAATCTTTTATAGAACAgttatcattttcatttatgttttacggttgatatacaataataaaccatagacatcataaataacaaaataaaactcatattagtattttgtatCTACTGATTAATAACGACGCTTTTAAGCGGTTCGAAAGCAATTGAAGTTTGAAAActagatattttttactaatgatagataatactattaaaataataaagtattttaatgcataacaacaatatagtcatagcataatatgatttataaatataatataattaggtattttgtatatatgtatctatttcAATTACAACGATACAGTTTGAATAACTAAatccaaattttattttaaatatttcaactaaCTAATTAAGTAGTGTTATAAGGTTTTTATAGCGAAATTGCTATAATCATTGGGTACTCGGGATGGTATAGCGAttgtttatatgaattttaaacgcatttaaaaaattgtttacaaatcGATAAACTTCTCACGACTTACTAATTCATGGTCGGTTTAGGTAGAAAAATTA
The DNA window shown above is from Aphis gossypii isolate Hap1 chromosome 2, ASM2018417v2, whole genome shotgun sequence and carries:
- the LOC114129769 gene encoding uncharacterized protein LOC114129769; translated protein: MTSKRSKLLLTLAKNFNDAKQQSTSTITKLPLRRNLMHSFNAALNSDINDQNNQHNESNDNMEIENHTDVNEISCVNSKMNVQQWVNQCNFFDANEHKNNSVNMITLNGEDFEIIVQETPDYDNDVSVVLETPEHVFEPDFAMNIENVENVESLGIIDNIENDGNVENVESLGIIENIESDGNVENVSHSRKNKISKKGDTRLYRQNRKEKRNCGEQYVTNKGKLVNGRVSRPLTDYRLRCKTKINWDLQQTLFNIYWSMKSYDRRITYISNLIRPTKKAVTRKRRDTPEKQKNRQMTYQYHVPKDNEMVIICKLCFLNIFGETPKFIQKICTQKLLSPAQKMSPDKRGKNTPKNKKSPQTVKSILNHINLLPSYESHYCRKETVKKYLPPYFTMQLAYDDYKKTTNESVSRWLYEKHFKKSGLKIKNPKKDTCSQCDSLNIQIVNNRCTNEQKAELIIKRSKHHVEAEDAYESKRKDSSLVTDDICVIEFDLQQCLPTPNLESSVAFYKRQLWTFNLTVHNVLTSHAYCYIWNETIAKRGANDIGSCVFHYLSNLPPNISHVIMYSDCCPGQNKNTIFMAMCLAFLEQQDKIQIIDHKFMVPGHTRMECDSDHARIEKAKKRFSAPINHPHDWAQLIRYAGKDKFSVIETDQTHFLDFNSLLKSKYQFKKKMLLGSCFCSEMPSGSDIKSVIKIWYTTKLH